A window from Zingiber officinale cultivar Zhangliang chromosome 7A, Zo_v1.1, whole genome shotgun sequence encodes these proteins:
- the LOC122000772 gene encoding uncharacterized protein LOC122000772: MGDEDESPVLPPPGFPLNLNSMRIPQLVEFLRSSCQKVDFQEVQSALMSREASLKAEVEKRFLEELTAMEVEKVELGVRNEGLERDLGGLRNMLAELEQQQKKSEESFRFDRSDLQQKLRDKEARCSLLESRILDLEEIDRRHRIDFEYLEEEILALREACRVAREREQKSQKKIATLLVLQEHGNVDCWRRKCKELQDTVSQLEAEKLGRRVMKSNKSEEKGKSKASLPTKDKENPKFLGLIVISDNDDERRAEDCEVKKHSAERTLDMKNDSTLCKNPEMLHSDASRRVMGVQDFDENHPDGVLLIPTPKRKRVSRVFTSDSEKDDDADNIPIGKLWSMQAKEDYKPKRLISLRKLSETDDSMKGKFPTNPSTPRFEDSSLRSNGRAKVFLTNPSTPSFKRTSLRSKGRAREFPTNPSTPSFNSSSLRGNSRARRKLEFLGSDDEEETKIELRKELDDDASPNSEGKNLGGFIVSGSESAESAPSSEEFSSEIESGSVIDFGNILAEISRKKRTESWEYEADMLASFSRDSELCLKAVCVLYRQQTSDEQSAKGTFLLNKRGFNKLDAQRGSMVAEFLTDGDPNGPLKKTVQDLEKYDPTALSFCRKLASRYSKQLFTIYQSKEDPLFLPS, from the exons ATGGGAGACGAAGACGAGAGTCCGGTCTTGCCTCCTCCGGGCTTCCCGttgaacttgaactccatgagGATTCCTCAGCTGGTCGAGTTCCTCCGATCCTCCTGCCAAAAGGTGGACTTCCAGGAGGTGCAGAGCGCTCTGATGTCGAGGGAGGCGTCACTGAAGGCCGAAGTGGAGAAGAGATTCTTGGAGGAGTTGACTGCGATGGAGGTCGAAAAGGTCGAGCTCGGCGTGCGGAATGAAGGCCTCGAGCGGGATTTGGGGGGTTTGAGGAACATGCTAGCTGAACTGGAGCAGCAACAGAAAAAAAGCGAGGAGAGTTTCCGTTTCGACAGGTCAGATCTCCAGCAGAAGCTGAGGGATAAGGAAGCGAGATGCTCCTTGTTAGAGTCGAGGATTCTGGACCTTGAAGAGATTGATAGGCGACATAGGATAGATTTTGAGTACCTCGAGGAGGAAATCCTTGCGTTAAGGGAAGCTTGTAGAGTTGCGAGAGAAAGGGAGCAGAAATCTCAGAAGAAGATTGCGACTTTGCTCGTGTTGCAGGAGCACGGTAATGTGGATTGCTGGAGGAGGAAATGCAAGGAGTTGCAGGACACGGTTTCACAGCTGGAGGCTGAGAAGCTGGGTCGGAGAGTAATGAAGAGTAACAAAAgtgaagaaaagggaaagagcaAAGCCAGCTTACCTACAAAGGATAAGGAAAACCCTAAATTCCTAGGATTAATTGTGATCAGTGACAATGATGATGAGCGCCGTGCTGAAGATTGTGAAGTGAAAAAACACAGTGCGGAGAGAACTTTGGACATGAAAAATGACTCCACCTTATGTAAGAACCCGGAAATGCTGCATTCTGATGCTAGTAGGCGAGTAATGGGAGTTCAGGATTTTGATGAAAACCATCCGGATGGTGTTCTGCTAATTCCAACACCAAAAAGGAAGCGTGTTTCAAGAGTATTTACTAGTGACAGTGAGAAGGATGATGATGCCGATAATATTCCAATAGGAAAACTTTGGTCGATGCAAGCCAAGGAGGATTATAAGCCAAAGCGATTAATTTCACTGCGAAAATTAAGCGAAACAGATGattcaatgaaaggaaagtttcctACCAATCCATCAACTCCTAGATTCGAGGATTCAAGTTTAAGAAGCAACGGTAGAGCAAAGGTGTTTCTTACCAATCCGTCAACTCCCAGCTTCAAGAGAACAAGTTTAAGAAGCAAGGGTAGAGCAAGGGAGTTTCCTACCAATCCATCAACTCCTAGTTtcaatagttcaagtttaagagGCAACAGTAGAGCAAGAAGGAAACTCGAGTTCTTGGGCAGTGATGATGAAGAGGAAACAAAGATTGAAttaaggaaggagcttgatgatGATGCGAGTCCAAATAGTGAGGGCAAGAATTTAGGCGGATTCATTGTAAGTGGATCAGAAAGTGCTGAAAGTGCACCTAGTTCAGAAGAATTTTCTTCTGAAATAGAATCAGGCAGTGTTATCGACTTTGGTAATATCTTGGCTGAGATAAGTCGGAAAAAACGGACTGAGAGTTGGGAGTATGAGGCAGATATGCTAGCATCATTTTCCAGGGATTCTGAGCTTTGCTTGAAAGCTGTTTGTGTTCTTTATCGGCAGCAGACTTCTGATGAGCAATCCGCGAAGGGAACATTTCTTCTGAACAAGCGAGGATTCAACAAGTTAGATGCTCAAAG GGGATCTATGGTGGCAGAGTTTCTTACAGATGGCGATCCCAATGGCCCTCTAAAGAAAACTGTCCAGGATTTGGAAAAGTATGACCCAACGGCACTATCTTTCTGCCGCAAACTCGCTAGTCGATACTCGAAGCAGTTATTCACAATTTACCAGAGCAAAGAAGATCCCTTGTTTTTGCCATCATAA
- the LOC121999858 gene encoding uncharacterized protein LOC121999858 → MGSLGPSIGMGMTKVIPTTNKLQQKQLEQRGSSCFQMPLHYPRYTRADYETMPEWKLNCLLQEYGLPAIGGVDDKRKFAMGAFLWS, encoded by the coding sequence ATGGGTTCACTTGGTCCAAGCATCGGCATGGGAATGACGAAGGTGATTCCCACTACCAACAAGCTTCAGCAGAAGCAATTAGAACAACGCGGCTCAAGCTGCTTCCAGATGCCACTGCACTACCCCCGCTACACCAGAGCCGACTATGAGACGATGCCGGAGTGGAAGCTCAACTGCCTTCTCCAGGAATACGGCCTGCCGGCGATAGGTGGCGTCGATGACAAGAGGAAGTTCGCCATGGGCGCTTTCCTCTGGTCTTGA